From the Tribolium castaneum strain GA2 chromosome 2, icTriCast1.1, whole genome shotgun sequence genome, one window contains:
- the LOC100141521 gene encoding uncharacterized protein LOC100141521 has product MSVVVSDDENSEDSFSDLSQFSIPREYHSRDDSKSNCFKLYERHKSTNVAKNLINRQIYGRFTKNPRAKTERIFNTVHHNCRFGLSSLLKDYETMNHVFMGFTLCGQYFLSFTERPLESVNQVAPSLFFNGCYEYELYLWRFIPGEKLKYVSKHTIFKHLRGMGVLDKIMFMQFPMDPHKVLCYGLAGTSPAMVYITIITLPFPKSCKHCHRNLPRNESVSQGWCVKHGFVLHYMFSMSQPCPSFDPHISLAYPDHLVINTGHHIHILNVTTLDPPQSSVNLSNFVKDDDSKLIPQSVSNFNDTFSEVSESPSEHFGTNSVVDAILEDFNTEYDLEGNECNKPFHELNISCEPLNVTGKSYHNTLVQNIVDPRFKRLQNTSKDYLFSVPQSSGVQKSAEKNKIDKKIAEKAYEFIEENEKCEKLSSFRKKRLAEKKYEFSEDNSENIVPFNSLRRERRYLHRSRCIRSPDFNTLFLSPHSPMQSPNSRNGQFSPGGARNLYCPSIRNSPHHSKSPISPRESARKLYVYSPSLDSDCSDSDSRLILRMPGVFSAQVDRFSQQSGLLIVDPKTEAPRWIKKVVRRYSNGDFENSSLLSGQSRDDYNIPIEIPLLVHTLTDQHLDVVPDFKVDQVTEMQLIVTQRTFDCEQFVQRRAQKLCSDSLLEFLHCQDYDIKLNYICPLDGHIVCQAVIKMGTLKTVEPYYGKPENYTTHCWFIWNIATDSFEVIEPPDDIKLQPTEKYQELPHVDFPSTHCNGVLVMDYCYSKTKTSLRDYNNYYEICLRSDSISLRSSDDSFSFSD; this is encoded by the exons ATGTCGGTGGTGGTGTCAGACGATGAAAATTCTGAAGATTCTTTTTCAGATTTATCCCAATTTTCGATACCACGGGAGTACCACTCTCGTGATGACTCaaaaagtaattgttttaagTTGTATGAACGACACAAATCCACCAACGTAGCGAAGAATCTAATTAATAGACAA ATTTACGGGAGGTTTACAAAGAATCCTAGAGCTAAGACTGAAAGAATATTTAATACTGTTCACCATAATTGTAGATTTGGCCTAAGTTCCCTTCTTAAAGACTATGAAACGAT GAATCACGTTTTTATGGGGTTCACGTTGTGTGGACAGTATTTTCTAAGTTTTACGGAGCGGCCGCTTGAGTCTGTCAATCAAGTCGCACCCTCTTTATTCTTTAATGGTTGTTATGAGTACGAATTGTATTTGTGGAGGTTCATACCCGgggaaaaactgaaatatgtGTCGAAACATACGATTTTTAAACACTTGAGGGGGATGGGTGTGTTagataaaataatgtttatgcAGTTTCCAATGGATCCACACAAGGTTCTGTGCTATGGCCTGGC ggGCACGAGCCCGGCCATGGTTTACATAACCATAATCACCCTCCCATTTCCAAAGAGTTGCAAACATTGCCATCGAAATTTACCTCGAAACG AATCTGTGAGTCAAGGTTGGTGCGTGAAGCACGGCTTCGTCCTCCACTACATGTTCTCAATGTCCCAACCCTGCCCCAGCTTCGACCCCCACATTTCCCTGGCCTACCCGGACCACCTCGTGATCAACACCGGCCACCACATCCACATTCTAAACGTCACGACCCTCGATCCACCTCAATCGAGCGTAAACCTCTCAAATTTCGTAAAAGACGACGACTCAAAACTAATCCCCCAATCGGTATCTAACTTCAACGACACTTTTAGCGAGGTCTCCGAGTCCCCGAGCGAGCATTTCGGTACGAATAGCGTCGTGGATGCCATTCTCGAGGACTTTAATACCGAATACGACCTGGAAGGTAACGAGTGTAACAAACCCTTTCACGAGCTAAACATCAGTTGCGAGCCGTTGAACGTGACGGGGAAAAGTTACCACAACACCTTAGTCCAAAACATCGTCGACCCGCGCTTCAAGCGCCTGCAGAACACGAGCAAAGACTACCTGTTTTCAGTGCCGCAGAGCTCGGGCGTGCAAAAGTCGGCCGAGAAAaacaaaatcgacaaaaagaTCGCAGAGAAAGCGTACGAGTTCATCGAGGAGAACGAAAAGTGCGAAAAGCTGAGCTCGTTCCGCAAAAAGCGGCTCGCGGAGAAAAAGTACGAGTTTTCGGAGGATAACAGCGAGAATATCGTGCCGTTCAATTCGCTGAGACGCGAGAGGAGGTACCTCCATCGCAGTCGCTGCATTCGCTCGCCCGACTTTAACACCTTGTTTTTAAGCCCGCATTCGCCCATGCAGTCGCCCAATTCGCGGAACGGGCAGTTTTCGCCCGGCGGCGCACGCAATTTGTACTGTCCGTCGATTCGCAATTCGCCGCATCATTCCAAGTCGCCGATCAGTCCGCGCGAATCCGCGCGAAAGCTGTACGTGTATTCGCCGAGCTTAGATAGCGATTGCTCGGATTCGGATTCGCGGCTCATTCTGAGAATGCCGGGGGTTTTTTCGGCGCAAGTCGACCGGTTTTCACAACAGAGCGGGTTGTTGATTGTAGATCCGAAGACCGAGGCGCCGAGGTGGATCAAGAAGGTCGTGAGGAGGTACTCGAACGGCGATTTCGAGAACAGTTCGCTGCTCTCGGGACAAAGTAGag ATGATTACAATATTCCAATTGAGATACCTCTCCTCGTCCACACCCTGACTGACCAACACTTGGACGTCGTGCCCGATTTCAAGGTGGATCAAGTGACTGAAATGCAGCTCATAGTCACTCAGCGAACGTTTGACTGTGAGCAATTTGTCCAAAGACGCGCTCAAAAGCTATGCAGCGACTCCCTCCTCGAATTCCTGCATTGTCAGGATTACGACATTAAACTGAATTAT ATTTGTCCGTTGGATGGACACATCGTATGCCAAGCTGTGATCAAAATGGGTACTCTGAAGACGGTGGAACCGTACTACGGCAAGCCGGAGAACTACACCACGCATTGCTGGTTCATTTGGAACATAGCGACTGATAGTTTCGAAGTTATTGAACCGCCTGATGATATTAAACTACAACCTACTGAAAAATACCAAGAGTTGCCTCATGTTGACTTTCCAAGCACTCACTGTAACGGGGTTCTCGTTATGGACTACTGCTATTCGAAGACGAAAACGAGTCTCAGGgattataataattactaCGAAATTTGTCTGCGGTCCGATTCGATTTCTCTTAGGTCGTCGGATGACAGTTTTAGTTTTAGCGATTGA